A genomic stretch from Elusimicrobiota bacterium includes:
- a CDS encoding ABC-2 family transporter protein, whose amino-acid sequence MRKYLRVFLLNLTEALSRRASFMMERVRSLSLVLSLYFLWSALIGTGQGGDQFLGYTRSQMLTYVLGLSLLRALVLSSRAFELTWEIARGRLSAHLMRPVNMFGYQFALDCSDKIIRLAAAVVEVGMLTFLLKADLYWPDSWANLAWALACVGLALILYYLISLSLASSGFWSAESIGFLWAASLVMEFCSGAFFPLDVLPAAAREFLLMLPFPYLVYFPLNVYLERLNPQEIAAGIGILLGWIGCFYFIVRSLWRRGLQSYQAEGG is encoded by the coding sequence ATGCGCAAGTATCTACGCGTTTTTTTGTTAAACCTGACGGAGGCCCTGTCCAGGCGCGCTTCCTTTATGATGGAGCGGGTGCGCAGCCTGTCCCTTGTGTTGTCCCTTTATTTTCTATGGTCGGCTTTGATCGGGACAGGGCAGGGTGGGGATCAATTCCTCGGTTACACTCGCTCCCAAATGTTGACTTATGTCCTGGGCTTAAGCTTATTGCGCGCCTTGGTTTTATCCAGCCGGGCCTTTGAGTTGACCTGGGAAATCGCCAGAGGGCGCCTCTCCGCGCATTTGATGCGTCCGGTGAATATGTTCGGGTATCAGTTCGCGCTCGATTGTTCGGATAAAATCATTCGCCTGGCCGCGGCGGTTGTTGAGGTCGGGATGTTGACTTTTCTTTTAAAGGCCGATCTCTATTGGCCGGATTCTTGGGCGAATTTAGCTTGGGCTTTGGCTTGCGTGGGCCTGGCTCTCATTCTTTATTATTTGATCAGCCTGTCCTTGGCCTCTTCGGGTTTTTGGAGCGCGGAATCCATCGGGTTTTTGTGGGCGGCGTCGTTGGTGATGGAATTCTGCTCGGGCGCGTTTTTTCCGCTGGATGTGCTGCCGGCCGCGGCGCGTGAATTTTTATTAATGCTGCCGTTTCCCTACCTTGTCTATTTTCCCCTTAACGTTTATCTCGAGCGCTTAAATCCACAGGAGATCGCCGCCGGCATCGGCATTCTTTTGGGCTGGATCGGCTGTTTTTATTTTATCGTCCGTTCATTATGGCGCCGGGGGTTGCAATCCTACCAAGCCGAGGGCGGATAA
- a CDS encoding EamA family transporter: MRLLRFARNDRIIAMWILMGLSAALLHATEGAWCKHLSRRGFSSGIMSLALFLFAVPVYFAALLSSEVPVLGPAFWPAALGSAAINLVSIFLYMKAISVGELGAVFPLIALSPAFMLLTNPILLGDHAGLGGLTGLPLVCLGVYLLGLKPGMPWTEPLKFTDKSHRYALSCALMWSVAANLDKLGTVHSSPAFFLIVRDSITASGILALIFLRRPGELSRLGTLSGIASLALIGQLSAVAGIIQIKAQLLTHAAYPLAIKRLGLVAAGIYGKIFFGEELGFKRVAAWLAILGGLGLMILKP; this comes from the coding sequence ATGAGATTGCTTCGCTTCGCTCGCAATGACAGAATCATAGCAATGTGGATTCTCATGGGTCTTTCCGCAGCTCTGCTTCACGCCACGGAAGGGGCCTGGTGCAAACATCTCTCCAGGCGCGGTTTTTCCAGCGGTATCATGTCCCTGGCTTTATTCCTTTTCGCCGTGCCCGTTTATTTCGCCGCGCTGCTGAGTTCGGAAGTACCCGTTTTAGGCCCGGCGTTCTGGCCCGCGGCTTTGGGAAGCGCCGCCATCAATCTCGTTTCCATCTTTCTTTACATGAAAGCCATCAGCGTTGGAGAGTTAGGCGCGGTTTTCCCCTTGATCGCGCTTTCACCGGCTTTTATGCTGTTGACCAATCCGATTCTCTTGGGCGATCACGCCGGCTTAGGCGGCTTGACCGGTCTGCCCCTGGTCTGCCTCGGCGTCTACCTTTTAGGATTGAAGCCCGGAATGCCCTGGACCGAGCCGCTGAAATTCACGGACAAATCCCACCGTTATGCCCTGTCCTGCGCGCTGATGTGGTCCGTGGCCGCCAACTTGGACAAACTGGGCACGGTTCATTCATCGCCTGCGTTTTTCCTGATCGTCCGCGATTCCATCACGGCCTCGGGCATTCTGGCGCTTATTTTTCTGCGCCGGCCGGGCGAACTCTCGCGCCTGGGCACATTGTCCGGCATCGCCAGCCTGGCTTTGATCGGCCAGCTCTCCGCCGTCGCCGGCATTATTCAAATCAAGGCTCAGTTGTTGACCCATGCCGCTTATCCGCTGGCGATTAAACGATTGGGCCTGGTGGCTGCCGGCATTTACGGCAAAATTTTCTTCGGGGAAGAGCTGGGGTTTAAGCGCGTCGCGGCTTGGCTGGCCATTCTAGGGGGCCTGGGGCTGATGATCCTCAAGCCATAA
- a CDS encoding ABC-2 family transporter protein, which produces MKTLRRYGRIWFRLAQMSFAEVWATRINSLGWLLGKLVRLIFFFMFIVAIFRHTNSLRGYTLPEAALFFLTFNLVDLMAQLFFRGIYGIRRIVVEGELDYYLLHPANPLFRIACQTVDILDFLTAVPVIVLTFWAMGHLPAEALGADRLALYLLLVAGGVAIAFAIHVCVAAVAVATQQLENTIWLYRDLMILGRFPSDIYTEGMRFFLTFVIPVAVMTSFPAKALLGLLSWPWVVFAVFLAAGSVAASLRLWQFCLARYTSVSS; this is translated from the coding sequence ATGAAAACCCTGCGCCGCTATGGCCGCATCTGGTTTCGTCTGGCGCAGATGAGTTTCGCCGAGGTTTGGGCCACGAGGATCAATTCCCTGGGCTGGCTATTGGGCAAGCTGGTGCGGCTTATTTTTTTCTTTATGTTCATCGTGGCGATTTTCCGGCATACGAATTCTCTGCGCGGTTACACGTTGCCCGAAGCCGCTTTGTTCTTTTTGACGTTCAATCTCGTGGATTTGATGGCCCAGCTTTTTTTCCGGGGCATTTACGGCATCCGCCGCATCGTCGTGGAGGGCGAGCTCGATTATTACCTTCTTCATCCCGCGAACCCGCTCTTTCGCATCGCTTGCCAAACCGTGGATATCCTTGATTTTTTGACGGCCGTGCCCGTGATTGTTCTGACGTTCTGGGCCATGGGGCATTTGCCTGCCGAAGCCTTGGGCGCGGATCGCTTGGCGCTGTATTTACTGTTGGTCGCGGGCGGCGTGGCTATTGCCTTCGCCATTCATGTGTGCGTGGCCGCCGTCGCGGTCGCCACGCAGCAATTGGAGAACACGATTTGGCTGTACCGGGACCTGATGATTTTAGGGCGCTTTCCTTCGGATATTTACACCGAGGGCATGCGGTTTTTTCTGACGTTCGTGATCCCCGTGGCCGTGATGACGAGTTTCCCGGCCAAGGCGTTGCTGGGCTTATTAAGCTGGCCTTGGGTGGTTTTTGCCGTGTTTCTGGCCGCGGGTTCCGTGGCCGCGTCCTTGCGGTTGTGGCAATTTTGCTTGGCGCGCTATACATCCGTTTCCAGTTGA
- a CDS encoding response regulator, translating to MARILVVDDEPDLRRLVVSHLKTQAHEVVEAVDGLEALKFALGNPPDLIILDVQMPNLSGFEVCKELRQNLRTRYVPILFLTARRQIPDKIQGLALGADDYLAKPFHAGELDARINGILRRSSQQLGANPLTRLPGGPAIEEEALRRLRSGQLFAFTYIDIDHFKAYNDFYGYKKGDEVIKALAQVIIETTDAKGDPDDFVGHIGGDDFITLGRIEGAAARAQIIAERFDRQSPMFYADKERERGFIVTRGRRGQEQEFPLMTLSIAVVDTESKTIEHYARLAQLASELKTYAKSSGDRKVSLVVTDRRKE from the coding sequence ATGGCCAGAATCCTGGTTGTCGATGATGAGCCGGATCTCAGGCGTTTGGTGGTCAGCCACTTAAAAACCCAGGCCCATGAGGTCGTGGAAGCCGTCGACGGCCTGGAGGCCTTGAAATTCGCTTTGGGCAATCCTCCGGATTTGATTATCCTGGACGTTCAAATGCCCAATCTTTCCGGATTTGAAGTCTGCAAGGAACTGCGCCAGAATTTGCGCACGCGCTATGTGCCCATTCTTTTTTTGACGGCCCGCCGGCAAATCCCGGATAAAATTCAGGGTTTGGCTTTGGGCGCGGACGATTATTTGGCCAAGCCGTTTCACGCCGGGGAATTGGACGCGCGCATCAACGGTATTTTGCGCAGAAGCTCCCAGCAATTAGGCGCCAATCCTTTGACGCGCTTGCCCGGCGGCCCGGCGATCGAGGAGGAGGCTCTGCGGCGCTTAAGATCCGGGCAGCTCTTCGCCTTCACGTATATCGACATCGATCATTTCAAAGCCTATAACGATTTTTATGGGTACAAGAAAGGCGATGAAGTCATCAAAGCCTTGGCCCAAGTCATCATCGAAACAACGGATGCCAAGGGCGACCCGGATGACTTCGTGGGCCATATCGGCGGCGATGATTTCATCACTCTCGGCCGCATTGAAGGCGCCGCGGCCCGGGCGCAAATCATCGCCGAACGTTTCGACCGGCAATCGCCCATGTTCTACGCCGACAAGGAGCGCGAGCGCGGCTTTATCGTGACCAGGGGTCGAAGGGGTCAGGAGCAGGAATTTCCGCTGATGACCCTCTCCATCGCCGTCGTGGACACGGAATCAAAGACCATCGAGCATTACGCGCGCTTGGCCCAATTGGCGTCCGAGCTGAAAACGTACGCCAAGTCTTCGGGCGATCGGAAGGTTTCGCTGGTGGTGACGGATCGCCGCAAAGAATGA
- a CDS encoding response regulator — MAKILVIDDEPEMLDLIRIILEGAGHRVATCDTGRRAWEAIVETRPDLLVLDVMLPGVDGYSLQTKMAQEKATQNIPILILTALEPAKTLFEKAGNVAGFLAKPFRSEDLLSKVKATLGAEVTKGDVA; from the coding sequence ATGGCGAAAATTCTTGTCATTGACGATGAGCCGGAGATGCTGGATTTAATCCGCATCATCCTGGAAGGCGCCGGTCACCGGGTGGCGACTTGCGACACCGGGCGAAGGGCATGGGAAGCTATTGTGGAAACCAGGCCCGACCTTTTGGTCTTGGATGTGATGCTGCCCGGCGTGGACGGTTATTCGCTTCAGACTAAAATGGCCCAGGAAAAAGCCACGCAAAATATCCCTATTTTGATTTTGACCGCTCTTGAACCGGCCAAAACGCTGTTCGAGAAGGCGGGTAATGTCGCCGGTTTTCTGGCTAAGCCGTTTCGGTCCGAAGATTTGTTGTCTAAAGTGAAAGCGACTCTCGGGGCGGAAGTAACAAAAGGGGACGTAGCTTAG
- a CDS encoding FAD-dependent oxidoreductase, whose protein sequence is MNATKAFRPSDYQLELPVNDIIRTESPSADAVSFDVLFVGAGPASLAGAIKLSQLVKEENDRTNGAFGQVTIGVLEKSAEVGHHILSGAVINPRAFNELFPAIPLSELPFEGPVKQDAVYFLTPKQAFRLPTPPTMHNQGFYVASLCKVVRWLAEKAQEAGVDILTGFPVSTLLVQGDKTVGVRTTDSGRGRQGEPLSNFQPGTDITAKTVVLGEGTRGYLTQAFLKWQNIQSPNPQIYALGVKEVWKVPKAHDAVVHTMGWPLNTRTFGGSFFYPLKDNHVALGLVVGLDYGDASLDVHYLLQQLKQHPFFRKYLEGGQIVESGAKTIPEGGYWSLPSRLSGSGVLIVGDSAGLVEVASLKGVHYAMASGILAAETLFEALKSKNFSDQSLAAYDQKVRDSFIHQDLYRRRNMRLAFKEGFWLGSIKAGLSLITGGALFGGRVPAEPDSRAIRNGTEKTKFSPDGKLTFSKLDMVNQAGNSTRDNIPSHLLASKEINPALAEFYASVCPAGVYEVVEGSLRINPPNCIDCKATDVVAPRWSPREGGSGPRYTRM, encoded by the coding sequence ATGAATGCGACAAAAGCCTTCCGCCCATCAGACTATCAGCTTGAACTTCCCGTCAATGACATCATCCGGACAGAATCCCCGTCGGCGGATGCCGTTTCTTTCGATGTTCTTTTCGTGGGGGCCGGGCCGGCTAGCCTGGCCGGCGCGATCAAACTTTCGCAGCTTGTTAAAGAAGAAAACGATCGGACGAACGGGGCCTTCGGCCAAGTGACCATCGGGGTCCTTGAAAAATCCGCGGAGGTCGGGCATCACATTCTTTCGGGAGCGGTGATCAACCCTCGAGCCTTCAACGAACTTTTCCCGGCAATTCCGCTCTCGGAACTTCCTTTTGAGGGTCCGGTCAAACAAGACGCCGTCTATTTCCTGACGCCTAAGCAAGCGTTTCGCCTGCCCACTCCTCCCACCATGCATAATCAAGGCTTTTACGTCGCTTCCCTCTGCAAGGTTGTGCGCTGGCTGGCCGAAAAAGCTCAGGAAGCCGGGGTGGATATTTTAACCGGTTTTCCGGTCAGCACGCTTTTGGTTCAGGGTGATAAAACGGTCGGCGTGCGCACGACGGATTCCGGCCGGGGCCGTCAAGGCGAACCTTTATCGAATTTTCAACCGGGGACCGATATCACGGCTAAAACCGTGGTGCTAGGAGAAGGGACCAGGGGTTATCTGACCCAAGCCTTCCTCAAGTGGCAAAACATTCAATCTCCTAATCCCCAAATCTACGCCCTGGGCGTCAAAGAAGTATGGAAAGTCCCCAAAGCGCACGATGCGGTTGTGCATACCATGGGCTGGCCGCTCAATACCCGCACCTTCGGCGGCAGTTTCTTTTACCCCTTAAAAGATAATCACGTGGCCCTGGGGTTGGTGGTCGGCTTAGATTATGGCGATGCCTCTTTGGATGTGCATTATCTTCTTCAACAGCTCAAACAACATCCCTTCTTCCGCAAGTATTTGGAAGGCGGACAAATCGTGGAGTCCGGAGCCAAAACGATTCCGGAAGGCGGTTATTGGTCTCTCCCTTCACGCTTATCCGGTTCGGGCGTCCTTATTGTCGGCGATTCAGCCGGCCTGGTGGAGGTCGCCTCCCTCAAGGGCGTTCACTATGCCATGGCCTCCGGCATCCTGGCGGCTGAAACCTTATTCGAGGCGCTGAAATCGAAAAACTTTTCCGATCAATCCCTGGCCGCTTATGATCAAAAAGTGCGCGACAGCTTTATCCATCAGGATCTTTATCGACGCCGGAATATGCGGCTGGCCTTTAAAGAAGGTTTCTGGCTGGGGTCTATTAAAGCCGGCCTCTCTTTGATCACGGGCGGCGCTCTTTTCGGCGGCCGCGTCCCTGCGGAACCCGACAGCCGCGCGATCCGCAATGGAACGGAAAAAACGAAATTTTCCCCCGACGGCAAACTCACCTTCTCTAAATTGGATATGGTGAACCAAGCAGGCAACTCAACGCGAGACAATATCCCGTCTCATCTCTTGGCTTCGAAAGAGATTAACCCGGCTTTAGCGGAGTTTTACGCGAGCGTCTGCCCGGCTGGGGTTTATGAGGTTGTGGAGGGCTCGCTCCGGATTAATCCGCCCAATTGCATTGATTGCAAAGCCACCGACGTCGTCGCTCCCAGATGGTCCCCTCGAGAAGGCGGAAGCGGCCCAAGATATACGCGAATGTAA
- a CDS encoding NupC/NupG family nucleoside CNT transporter: MRQRAISFLGIFVILALCWLFSPNKKIIPWRVVGWGMGLQLLFGIFVLKTGPGLWLFDKLNDGMNALLGFTQEGSAFLFRSFVTGQVDSSFVNFTFQVLPTIIFFSSFMTVLYHVGVMQWVVRLFAVAMYKTMKTSGAETLSNAANIFVGQTEAPLVVKPYIEKMTQSELMAIMVGGFANTAGGVLAAYVGMLRDFFPDVAGHMIAQSVMSAPAALVCAKLAFPETKEPETRSKMHVEVKKIDANAIDAASRGATEGLHLAFNVAAMLLAFIALIAMANALLGQAGNLIGWPNLSLQQVFGWVGWPLAWIMGVPSQDCFTVGQLLGVKTVVNEFVAYLQLADMLKTGTPLSYRSVVIATYALSGFANFSSIAIQIGGISGIAPTRRHDLAKLGLRAMIVGALASFTTATIAGLLI, encoded by the coding sequence ATGCGCCAACGGGCTATTTCGTTCTTGGGCATTTTCGTCATCCTGGCTCTTTGCTGGCTTTTTTCCCCGAATAAAAAAATCATCCCCTGGCGCGTCGTGGGCTGGGGCATGGGCCTTCAGCTTCTATTCGGCATTTTCGTTTTGAAAACCGGTCCCGGCCTTTGGCTGTTCGATAAATTAAACGACGGCATGAACGCGCTGCTGGGTTTCACTCAAGAAGGTTCCGCTTTCCTGTTTCGATCCTTCGTCACCGGGCAGGTGGACAGCTCCTTCGTCAATTTCACCTTTCAAGTGCTGCCCACCATCATCTTCTTCTCCTCGTTTATGACCGTGCTCTATCATGTGGGCGTCATGCAATGGGTGGTGCGTCTCTTTGCGGTGGCCATGTATAAAACCATGAAAACTTCCGGCGCCGAAACCCTCTCCAATGCCGCCAATATTTTCGTCGGGCAGACCGAAGCGCCCCTGGTCGTCAAGCCCTATATCGAAAAAATGACGCAAAGCGAATTGATGGCCATTATGGTGGGCGGCTTCGCCAACACCGCAGGCGGGGTGCTGGCCGCTTATGTGGGCATGCTCAGGGATTTCTTTCCGGATGTGGCGGGGCACATGATCGCTCAATCCGTGATGAGCGCGCCCGCGGCTTTGGTCTGCGCCAAACTGGCGTTTCCGGAAACCAAAGAGCCTGAAACCCGCAGCAAAATGCATGTCGAAGTCAAAAAAATCGACGCCAACGCCATCGACGCCGCCAGCCGGGGAGCCACGGAAGGGCTGCATCTGGCTTTTAACGTGGCGGCCATGCTGCTGGCTTTTATCGCCTTAATCGCCATGGCCAATGCGCTGTTGGGCCAAGCCGGGAATTTGATCGGATGGCCCAACCTTTCCCTGCAACAAGTCTTCGGCTGGGTTGGCTGGCCCCTGGCCTGGATTATGGGCGTTCCAAGCCAGGATTGTTTTACCGTCGGGCAGCTCTTGGGCGTGAAAACCGTGGTTAATGAATTCGTGGCTTATCTGCAATTAGCCGACATGCTCAAAACCGGAACGCCCTTATCGTATCGCTCGGTCGTGATCGCGACCTACGCGCTGTCGGGATTCGCCAATTTTTCTTCCATCGCCATTCAAATCGGCGGCATTTCCGGCATTGCGCCGACTAGGCGCCATGATTTAGCCAAGCTGGGGTTAAGGGCCATGATCGTGGGCGCGCTCGCCTCATTCACCACAGCCACCATCGCCGGGCTTTTGATTTAA
- a CDS encoding aldehyde dehydrogenase family protein — protein MSATVALEIHASVRAFLSKGPKKMLIGGQWVDAVAGKTFDALNPATAEVLARVAEGGQEDINRAVAAARKAFEQGPWPKMTASERSRLLNKIADVIEAHADELAQLETLNNGKTIRESRKGDMPLVVDLLRYWAGWPTKIHGETIPISVPYAPGAKFFNYTVREPVGVIGAIIPWNFPLLMAIERIAPALACGNTLVLKPAEQTPLTALRLGELLLEAGVPEGVVNIVPGFGPTAGAALASHHDVDKVTFTGSTEVGREIVKASAGNLKRLSLELGGKSPNIVFADADLEAAAKGMFMGIFYNQGQCCSAGSRIFIEKSKYEALLETLVAKAKTIRQGPGLDPNTHMGPLVSEEQLKRVMSYVESGKKEGAKVLAGGERSDGPLSKGYFVKPTVFTGVKDDMKIAQEEIFGPVAAVIPFESVDEVIARSNATVYGLVAGVWTKDVKKAFNVAHALKAGTVWINCYHFVDSASPWGGYKQSGYGREKGRYAIDLYTQIKSVWVDLN, from the coding sequence ATGTCCGCAACCGTTGCCCTTGAGATTCATGCTTCGGTGCGCGCGTTTTTATCCAAAGGACCCAAGAAAATGCTCATCGGCGGGCAATGGGTAGACGCTGTTGCAGGCAAAACGTTCGATGCTTTAAACCCGGCGACCGCGGAGGTTTTGGCGCGCGTGGCCGAAGGCGGCCAAGAAGACATCAACCGGGCCGTGGCCGCGGCCCGCAAAGCTTTTGAGCAGGGGCCTTGGCCGAAAATGACCGCGTCCGAGCGCAGCCGCTTGTTGAACAAAATCGCGGATGTGATCGAGGCGCATGCGGATGAATTGGCCCAATTGGAAACTTTAAACAACGGCAAAACCATCCGCGAAAGCCGCAAAGGCGATATGCCGCTGGTTGTGGATTTACTGCGCTATTGGGCGGGCTGGCCGACCAAAATTCACGGAGAGACCATTCCGATCAGCGTGCCTTACGCGCCGGGCGCTAAATTTTTCAATTACACGGTGCGAGAGCCCGTCGGGGTCATCGGCGCCATTATTCCGTGGAATTTTCCCTTGCTCATGGCCATTGAGCGTATTGCCCCGGCCTTGGCCTGCGGCAATACTTTGGTTTTAAAACCGGCGGAGCAAACGCCGTTGACGGCCTTAAGGCTGGGCGAATTATTGCTTGAAGCCGGGGTTCCGGAAGGCGTGGTGAATATCGTGCCCGGGTTCGGGCCGACGGCCGGCGCCGCCTTGGCGAGTCATCACGACGTGGACAAGGTGACGTTTACCGGTTCCACTGAAGTCGGCCGGGAAATCGTCAAAGCCTCGGCGGGGAATCTAAAACGTTTGTCGTTGGAATTAGGCGGCAAGTCCCCCAATATCGTTTTTGCGGACGCGGATTTGGAGGCTGCGGCCAAGGGCATGTTCATGGGCATTTTTTACAATCAGGGCCAATGCTGTTCCGCGGGTTCCAGGATTTTTATCGAAAAATCAAAATACGAAGCCTTGCTGGAAACCTTGGTGGCCAAGGCGAAGACCATACGCCAAGGGCCGGGCCTGGACCCTAATACGCATATGGGTCCGTTGGTTTCCGAGGAGCAGCTAAAACGGGTGATGAGTTATGTGGAATCCGGCAAAAAAGAAGGCGCCAAGGTTCTCGCCGGAGGCGAGCGAAGCGACGGGCCTTTATCGAAAGGCTATTTCGTCAAGCCAACGGTGTTTACCGGCGTCAAAGACGATATGAAAATCGCCCAAGAGGAGATTTTCGGGCCCGTGGCGGCCGTGATCCCGTTTGAAAGCGTTGATGAAGTGATCGCGCGCTCCAACGCCACGGTGTACGGTTTGGTGGCCGGGGTTTGGACTAAAGACGTCAAAAAGGCGTTCAACGTGGCCCATGCCTTGAAGGCCGGCACGGTATGGATCAACTGCTATCACTTCGTGGATTCCGCCTCGCCTTGGGGCGGCTATAAGCAATCAGGGTACGGCCGTGAAAAAGGCCGATACGCCATTGATTTGTACACGCAAATTAAAAGCGTTTGGGTTGATTTGAATTAA
- a CDS encoding phenylacetate-CoA oxygenase subunit PaaI: protein MMSENAKEQSLAEKLSKGERIASLDEMTQEYREHLTNLMMMQADSELAGAFGYVPWIMKSPSIQETLTVAQIVKDEVRHARVMYRLLESMGVEVQGYYESHNFSLRVSEQELGTRRVAEDKRVNIFYYPIETWYDFIMFNFCMDRGAGHQLEDAKECSYQPWCDVMEGIFKEEAMHMAHGDYWVKRLAADERTREKTQDALNRWYPRTMNIFGRGNSPKNKIYRKLGLKKRDNEQVRQAFADEVKARCGEFGLAVPEWKPEEAKMLEEPFIPG from the coding sequence ATGATGTCCGAAAATGCAAAAGAGCAGAGTTTGGCCGAGAAATTGTCCAAAGGCGAGCGTATTGCCTCGCTCGATGAGATGACTCAGGAATACCGCGAGCATTTGACCAATTTGATGATGATGCAGGCGGATTCCGAGTTGGCCGGGGCGTTCGGCTATGTGCCCTGGATTATGAAATCACCCAGCATCCAGGAAACCCTTACCGTGGCTCAAATCGTCAAAGACGAGGTGCGCCACGCGCGCGTCATGTACCGGTTGTTGGAATCCATGGGCGTTGAAGTCCAGGGTTATTACGAGAGTCATAATTTCAGCTTAAGGGTCAGCGAGCAGGAATTGGGCACCCGGCGCGTGGCTGAAGATAAGCGGGTCAATATTTTTTATTACCCCATCGAAACCTGGTATGACTTCATCATGTTCAATTTCTGCATGGACCGGGGCGCGGGCCATCAGCTTGAGGACGCCAAGGAGTGCTCTTATCAGCCCTGGTGCGATGTCATGGAAGGCATTTTCAAGGAAGAAGCCATGCACATGGCGCACGGGGATTATTGGGTCAAGCGTTTGGCCGCTGATGAGCGCACGCGCGAGAAAACCCAAGATGCGTTAAACCGATGGTACCCGCGCACCATGAATATTTTCGGCCGCGGCAATTCCCCGAAAAATAAAATTTATCGAAAGCTGGGCTTGAAAAAACGCGACAACGAGCAAGTCCGGCAAGCCTTCGCGGATGAGGTTAAGGCCAGATGCGGGGAATTCGGGCTGGCTGTACCCGAGTGGAAGCCCGAAGAAGCGAAAATGCTCGAGGAACCCTTCATCCCGGGATGA
- a CDS encoding 3-hydroxybutyryl-CoA dehydrogenase — translation MAIKKLGVVGAGTMGRGIVQVAAEAGYETVVYDLSRDILDRALSEIHRRLLRLEEKGKLKQGDAVKALGRIHPTSDWADFKNCDFVVEAVAEELGAKQGVFRNLEAAVSASAVLASNTSSISIDAIASACKNPDRVVGMHYFNPVPVMKLIEIIKGRATSDLALETARTLARSLRKTIVEAKDAPGFIVNRILRPYFIEPLRLIEQGLADIESVDAALRSMGYPMGPFQLADFIGLDVNLAITKVVYDALGKPERLKPSAVQETLVKEGCLGRKNGRGYYLYDGQQVIGPNPRLSDVCPSPSGRSSREETAWRVLKAQIAEAEILINDGIATAEHIDLAMRLGTNSPRGPFEWKAELHAKA, via the coding sequence ATGGCCATTAAAAAACTCGGCGTTGTCGGCGCCGGGACCATGGGCCGCGGCATCGTCCAGGTGGCGGCCGAAGCCGGATACGAGACCGTTGTTTACGATTTGTCGCGGGATATTTTAGACCGGGCCCTATCGGAAATTCACCGCCGCCTCCTGAGGCTCGAAGAAAAGGGAAAGCTAAAACAGGGGGATGCCGTCAAAGCCCTTGGGCGCATCCACCCGACTTCCGACTGGGCCGATTTTAAAAATTGCGATTTTGTCGTTGAAGCCGTGGCCGAGGAACTGGGCGCCAAACAAGGCGTTTTCCGGAACCTTGAAGCCGCGGTTTCTGCATCCGCGGTTTTAGCCAGCAACACATCCTCCATTTCCATCGACGCCATCGCCTCCGCCTGTAAAAATCCCGATCGCGTCGTCGGCATGCACTATTTCAATCCTGTTCCGGTCATGAAACTCATCGAAATCATTAAGGGCCGGGCGACGTCCGACTTGGCGCTGGAGACGGCCCGAACCCTGGCCCGCTCCTTGCGCAAAACCATCGTTGAGGCCAAGGACGCGCCCGGCTTCATCGTCAATCGTATTCTGCGGCCGTATTTTATCGAGCCGCTGCGCTTGATCGAGCAGGGTTTGGCGGACATTGAGTCCGTTGACGCGGCTTTGCGCTCCATGGGTTATCCCATGGGGCCTTTTCAATTGGCGGATTTCATCGGTTTGGATGTCAATCTGGCGATTACTAAGGTTGTTTATGACGCCCTTGGCAAGCCGGAACGATTGAAGCCCAGCGCGGTGCAAGAAACTTTGGTCAAAGAAGGCTGTTTAGGCAGAAAAAACGGCCGGGGCTATTACCTTTATGACGGCCAGCAAGTGATCGGCCCCAACCCGAGATTGTCCGATGTTTGCCCTTCGCCATCGGGCCGATCAAGCAGGGAAGAGACGGCTTGGCGGGTGTTAAAAGCGCAAATCGCGGAAGCCGAAATTTTGATTAACGACGGCATCGCCACGGCCGAGCATATTGATTTAGCCATGCGCCTGGGCACCAATTCCCCGCGCGGCCCATTTGAGTGGAAGGCGGAGCTTCATGCTAAAGCGTAA